The following proteins are co-located in the Methylomonas sp. 11b genome:
- a CDS encoding sigma-70 family RNA polymerase sigma factor, translated as MSDQVFSAKPSDSGEQSEPSAEQIAAFIDKHRDELSRFIVRKLGSEDLSADILQDAYLRLSRQQTQETIENPRAFVFRVVGNLVIDYQRLSVNRLKQDVDDDTYNAVPEQSPGPEQRYQQTQRLQAIRQALAELPEDCRLAFYWNRVEGLSHTEVAARLRISESMVAKHLARAMRHCRDRLKQH; from the coding sequence ATGTCCGACCAAGTATTTTCCGCAAAACCTTCCGACAGCGGCGAACAATCCGAACCAAGCGCAGAGCAAATTGCGGCATTCATCGATAAACATCGCGATGAGCTCAGTCGTTTTATCGTGCGTAAACTGGGTTCGGAAGACCTGTCCGCGGACATACTGCAAGATGCTTATTTACGGCTGAGCCGCCAGCAAACGCAGGAAACTATCGAGAATCCGCGGGCTTTCGTGTTTCGGGTTGTCGGTAATTTGGTGATCGATTACCAGCGGCTTAGCGTCAATCGGCTCAAGCAGGATGTCGACGACGACACCTACAACGCCGTTCCCGAACAGTCGCCCGGCCCCGAGCAGCGTTATCAGCAGACCCAGCGCTTGCAAGCCATTCGTCAGGCCTTGGCGGAATTACCCGAAGACTGCCGTCTGGCTTTTTACTGGAACCGAGTCGAAGGCCTCAGCCATACCGAAGTCGCGGCCCGCCTGCGCATCTCGGAAAGCATGGTCGCCAAGCATCTGGCGCGGGCCATGCGGCATTGTCGGGACAGGCTCAAGCAACATTGA